The following nucleotide sequence is from Pseudofrancisella aestuarii.
TACTAAAATTTTATCAACCTTTAATGTATAGATTCTTAAAATCAGCTAATAAGATAGTCTGCACTTCTCCTAATTATCTTAAAACAAGTGATACATTACTTAAATTCAAAGAAAAAGTAGAGATTATTCCAATTGGTATAGATATAAAAACATATCCGAGTATTAGTTCTGAAAGAATTCGTTATTGGAAATCTAAGCTTCCAGAGAAATATTTCTTATTTATAGGTAAATTACGATATTATAAAGGGTTATATACAGCAATAGATGCTGTATATAACACTAGTATACAGTTAGTAATCTGTGGAAACGGATTTTTAGAAAAAGAGCTTAAAGAATATGCATTTCAGAAAAGTATAAAAAATGTTCATTTTATTAATTCTTTTACAGAGGAAGATAAAGTTGCGATATTAACACTCTGTTATGGTTTTGTTTTTCCTTCCCAATTAAGATCAGAAGCTTTTGGAATATCTTTGTTAGAGGGGGCAGCATTTGGTAAACCGCTCATATCATGTGAAATAGGAACAGGAACCACATATATAAACCTTAATGATATAACAGGATTAGTGATTAATCCTAATTCACCAGAATTATTAAAAGAAGCTATGTTATATCTTCTAAATAATCCTAAAAAAGCAGAAAAATTTGGAGAAAACTCAAAAAATAGAGCAAAAAATCTTTTTAGTTTAGAATTGCAGGCAAAAAGCTATATTAATTTATATAAAGAACTAATAAGGCTTTAATTTTTTGGAAAATTAATTAATTTATGGTTTACAGTAACTGGATTAATCGCAAATTCAATATCGTGCCCATTTAATATCTGAGCTGTTTTTATAAGAATGCTATCTTGTACTTCAAGAAAATCAACATAAAAAACTTTCTTTACCATAGC
It contains:
- a CDS encoding glycosyltransferase, producing the protein MKKIKILHVYKTDITQTKGGIEAFIDNLCNATEDLGVENIVFSLANKTSYPNFITYGKYKIYHAKKNLEISSAAFSLSAFYIFRKLIKEVDIVHYIFPNPFGDVLHTLCNIKKPTIITYQSDIVKQKRLLKFYQPLMYRFLKSANKIVCTSPNYLKTSDTLLKFKEKVEIIPIGIDIKTYPSISSERIRYWKSKLPEKYFLFIGKLRYYKGLYTAIDAVYNTSIQLVICGNGFLEKELKEYAFQKSIKNVHFINSFTEEDKVAILTLCYGFVFPSQLRSEAFGISLLEGAAFGKPLISCEIGTGTTYINLNDITGLVINPNSPELLKEAMLYLLNNPKKAEKFGENSKNRAKNLFSLELQAKSYINLYKELIRL